One Pirellulaceae bacterium DNA segment encodes these proteins:
- a CDS encoding ABC transporter substrate-binding protein: protein MSRLPAVVNYISSPTLEEGQAGTLAGLQEAGFVDGENLNLQFYNAEGDRPTAILIAKEATSGTFDRVITLSTPVLQAVAGSNQDTQMHHIFTLTTDPWGAGIGIDREAPSKHPPYMTGIGTLQPIEAVLRAALQANPKLNRVGVVWNPAEPNSEASTIKAREVCKKLGIESLESTVESSTAVLDGTKALMARDVQAFWVGGDSTVSAALDTLIANARDGDVPVFTSMPADIERGALFCLGADYETVGHASGLIAGRVLAGADPAQIPVENYAPEEFAINAVEIKNFQPTWKFPSDWRSRAQTIVDSRGVNEQLTNPNQ, encoded by the coding sequence TTGAGCCGATTACCTGCTGTCGTCAACTACATATCCAGCCCGACGTTGGAGGAAGGTCAAGCGGGCACTCTGGCTGGATTGCAGGAAGCCGGTTTCGTTGATGGTGAAAACCTTAACCTCCAATTTTACAACGCAGAAGGTGATCGACCGACCGCCATCCTCATCGCAAAAGAAGCGACCTCAGGTACTTTCGATAGGGTGATCACGCTTTCAACACCAGTGCTTCAGGCGGTTGCTGGATCCAATCAAGACACGCAAATGCACCACATATTCACCCTTACCACAGATCCCTGGGGCGCCGGCATCGGTATTGATCGCGAAGCCCCATCAAAGCATCCGCCCTATATGACAGGTATTGGTACACTCCAACCCATTGAGGCTGTTCTCAGGGCAGCCTTACAGGCAAACCCAAAGTTAAATCGAGTCGGCGTGGTCTGGAACCCCGCTGAACCCAACTCCGAAGCCTCCACGATAAAAGCGAGGGAAGTCTGCAAGAAATTAGGGATTGAATCACTCGAATCGACCGTCGAATCCTCAACCGCAGTGCTCGATGGGACGAAGGCATTAATGGCTCGCGACGTGCAAGCATTCTGGGTCGGTGGAGACAGCACCGTTTCAGCTGCCTTGGACACCCTCATTGCGAACGCCCGCGACGGGGACGTACCGGTCTTCACGAGCATGCCTGCCGACATCGAACGAGGCGCCCTCTTTTGCTTAGGAGCTGACTACGAAACAGTGGGGCATGCCAGCGGTTTGATAGCCGGCCGTGTCCTAGCAGGCGCAGATCCGGCACAAATTCCGGTCGAGAATTATGCACCGGAAGAATTTGCAATCAATGCAGTCGAAATCAAAAACTTCCAGCCAACTTGGAAATTCCCCTCAGATTGGCGCTCCCGGGCCCAGACGATTGTGGACTCGCGTGGCGTCAACGAGCAGCTCACCAATCCCAATCAATAA